The following proteins are encoded in a genomic region of Deltaproteobacteria bacterium:
- a CDS encoding UbiD family decarboxylase, giving the protein MAKDLPSFIAKEGANREGAVIREKNFIDANNYETVAYLKHLDVRNEPKMVLFENLPALNGQKSAFPMFYNPWVTRQYVADSLDMGDIKSPLDVSLEVAKLEQQQGSVQIIPADKAPVKEVVLTGDKADLRILPMPMHQKGDAGPYHTMTCAMKGLDSDYYDITFTKNKFHDPQHMSFSAHKHHHLEAMACEYEAKNLRAPVIVILGHHPAFYLSSCAMTAMGNNDYLTASAFLKEPLRLTPSTTWGDKFMVPADAEVIIEGEVLPGVRQSQNPFGEILGYAQPKMDVPVIEVTAITHRRGAIVEDFWPGHMDHWNLGSIPKEGSTYNVIKKNVPGIKGIHLASSGCGRCICYISIKKEFENEPNKAGMQAFVEMPNLKLAVIVDDDIDPYNEREVMWAVATRVHWDKDIEIIREVQSFRGWLGDAVAIIDATIPLKSKDEWPVRNEVEPAAFERMAKFFK; this is encoded by the coding sequence ATGGCCAAAGATTTACCGAGCTTCATCGCCAAAGAAGGCGCCAACCGCGAAGGCGCCGTCATTCGCGAGAAAAATTTTATCGATGCCAACAATTATGAGACCGTGGCTTATCTAAAGCATCTCGACGTGCGCAACGAGCCGAAGATGGTGCTGTTCGAAAATTTACCGGCGCTCAATGGCCAGAAGTCGGCGTTCCCGATGTTTTACAATCCCTGGGTGACGCGCCAATACGTTGCCGACTCCCTCGACATGGGCGATATCAAATCGCCCTTGGATGTCAGCCTCGAAGTCGCCAAGCTCGAACAGCAACAGGGCAGCGTGCAAATCATCCCCGCCGACAAAGCTCCGGTGAAGGAAGTCGTGCTCACCGGTGACAAAGCCGACTTGAGAATTCTCCCCATGCCGATGCATCAGAAAGGCGACGCCGGTCCCTATCACACGATGACCTGTGCCATGAAGGGACTCGACAGCGACTACTACGACATCACCTTTACCAAGAATAAATTTCACGACCCGCAGCACATGAGCTTCTCGGCGCACAAGCATCACCATCTCGAAGCCATGGCCTGCGAATACGAAGCGAAAAATCTGCGCGCGCCGGTGATCGTCATTCTCGGCCACCACCCGGCTTTTTATCTATCTTCCTGCGCCATGACCGCCATGGGCAACAACGATTATCTGACCGCCTCGGCATTTTTGAAAGAACCTCTGCGCCTGACCCCTTCGACGACTTGGGGCGATAAGTTCATGGTGCCGGCGGATGCCGAAGTGATCATCGAAGGCGAGGTTCTTCCCGGCGTGCGCCAGTCGCAAAACCCGTTCGGCGAAATCCTCGGCTATGCTCAACCGAAAATGGACGTGCCGGTCATCGAAGTCACCGCCATCACCCACCGGCGCGGCGCCATTGTCGAAGATTTCTGGCCCGGCCACATGGATCACTGGAACTTGGGCAGTATTCCGAAAGAAGGCAGCACCTACAACGTCATCAAGAAAAATGTCCCAGGCATCAAGGGTATCCATCTGGCTTCGTCGGGTTGCGGCCGGTGCATCTGCTACATCTCGATCAAAAAAGAATTTGAGAACGAGCCCAACAAAGCCGGCATGCAAGCTTTTGTCGAAATGCCCAACTTGAAACTGGCGGTCATCGTCGATGATGACATCGACCCGTACAACGAGCGCGAAGTGATGTGGGCCGTGGCCACCCGCGTGCATTGGGACAAGGACATCGAGATCATCCGCGAAGTGCAGAGCTTCCGCGGCTGGCTGGGCGACGCCGTGGCGATCATCGACGCGACGATTCCTCTAAAGTCGAAAGACGAATGGCCGGTGCGCAATGAAGTCGAGCCGGCGGCTTTCGAACGCATGGCGAAGTTCTTCAAGTAA
- a CDS encoding arsenate reductase family protein gives MQAKKIDFEEREYGKQPFTEKELREIIGDDPIEPFLSTRTALYKEMNMKQKPPSKDQAIKLMLKDANLLKRPVFIKGKNKLTGFNEAEVKKLF, from the coding sequence TTGCAAGCGAAAAAGATCGATTTCGAAGAGCGTGAATACGGCAAGCAACCATTCACGGAAAAAGAATTGCGGGAAATCATCGGCGACGATCCCATCGAGCCGTTCCTGAGCACGCGCACGGCACTCTACAAGGAGATGAACATGAAGCAGAAACCGCCGTCCAAAGACCAAGCGATCAAGCTCATGCTCAAGGATGCCAATCTGCTCAAACGGCCGGTGTTCATCAAAGGCAAAAATAAACTCACCGGCTTCAACGAAGCGGAAGTCAAAAAACTTTTTTAG
- a CDS encoding DUF2294 domain-containing protein, with amino-acid sequence MKTKGEIEAEISRAIVQFEIDYMGRGPKETTTHIVEDMVVVRLKGVLTPAEEQLTQSTDGKELVKKMRATLIDKARPLLYQVVGDITEATILDLHTDISTESGERVFVFSLDNNLGKSLARNKSS; translated from the coding sequence ATGAAAACCAAAGGCGAAATCGAAGCGGAAATTAGCCGCGCCATCGTTCAATTCGAAATCGACTACATGGGCCGCGGCCCGAAAGAAACCACCACTCATATCGTCGAGGATATGGTCGTCGTTCGCCTCAAGGGAGTTTTGACTCCGGCGGAAGAGCAGCTGACACAATCAACTGACGGCAAAGAACTGGTCAAAAAAATGCGCGCGACTCTGATCGACAAAGCGCGCCCGCTTTTGTACCAGGTCGTTGGCGATATTACCGAAGCGACAATTCTCGATCTGCATACCGACATCAGCACCGAATCCGGCGAACGGGTCTTTGTCTTTTCCTTAGATAACAATCTGGGGAAATCTCTAGCCCGCAATAAAAGCTCTTGA
- the nhaR gene encoding transcriptional activator NhaR → MEWLNYHHLLYFWTVARIGSVSLAGAELRLTQATVSAQINSLEKALGEKLFRRFGRKLVLTDTGKLVFRYADEIFSLGQEMLGTLKGRPEGRLARLTIGVADVLPKLVAYRLIEPALSLKDSYRIVCREGTNEELLPALALHDVDVVLADSPIDPALNVKAFSHLLGECGMILFGTPKLAVQYRRGFPRSLDGAPFLLPTRNTTARRSLDQWFDGKSIVPHVIAEFEDSALLKVFGRRGHGLFFAPAVIAAEVQKQYDVKIVGNLADVIERFYAISLDRKLKHPAVVAISEAAKARLGD, encoded by the coding sequence ATGGAATGGCTCAACTATCATCATCTGCTATATTTCTGGACCGTGGCGCGGATCGGCAGTGTCTCGCTCGCCGGCGCAGAGTTGCGCCTAACTCAGGCGACGGTGAGCGCGCAGATCAACTCATTGGAAAAAGCACTGGGCGAGAAGTTGTTTCGCCGTTTCGGGCGTAAGCTAGTTTTAACCGACACCGGGAAATTGGTGTTTCGCTATGCCGATGAGATTTTTTCTTTGGGGCAGGAAATGTTGGGGACCCTCAAAGGTCGGCCCGAAGGCCGTCTCGCCCGCCTGACCATCGGCGTAGCTGACGTCTTGCCAAAGCTGGTCGCTTATCGACTCATTGAACCGGCGCTCAGCCTAAAAGACTCCTACCGGATCGTCTGCCGGGAGGGCACCAACGAAGAACTCTTGCCGGCGTTGGCTCTGCACGATGTCGACGTGGTGTTGGCCGATTCTCCAATCGACCCTGCGCTCAATGTCAAAGCGTTCAGCCACCTGCTCGGCGAATGCGGCATGATTCTTTTTGGCACCCCAAAACTAGCGGTGCAATACCGCCGCGGTTTCCCGCGTTCCCTCGACGGCGCGCCATTTTTGCTGCCAACGCGAAACACAACGGCGCGGCGCTCATTGGATCAGTGGTTTGATGGCAAAAGTATCGTTCCGCACGTCATCGCGGAGTTTGAAGATAGCGCTTTGTTGAAAGTGTTTGGCCGACGCGGGCATGGTTTATTCTTCGCACCGGCTGTGATCGCCGCGGAGGTGCAAAAGCAGTACGACGTAAAGATCGTCGGCAACCTCGCCGACGTGATTGAGCGGTTCTACGCGATTTCATTGGACCGGAAATTGAAACATCCAGCCGTGGTGGCGATTTCGGAAGCGGCTAAAGCGCGGCTCGGCGATTGA
- the htpX gene encoding zinc metalloprotease HtpX has product MNTFKTTFLMTLLTVILVTIGGSLGGQGGMMMAFIFAVIMNGGSYWFSDKIVLRMYGAKEIGADEAPTLHRIVRDLTLRAQMPMPKLYLIPQEAPNAFATGRDEKHAAVAVTDGILAILNENELRGVLAHELSHIKNRDILVGTIAATMAGAISMLANMAHGGMIFGGRSSDDREGGHPMVALLMIIVAPLAAMLVQMAISRHREFGADETGAGISGDPASLASALKKLEQGAERNPMEANPATAHMFIVNPLTGGGLMQLFSTHPPMQERIRRLEAMKGVSR; this is encoded by the coding sequence ATGAACACATTTAAAACCACCTTTTTGATGACGCTTCTGACGGTGATTCTGGTCACAATCGGCGGGTCGCTGGGTGGCCAAGGGGGCATGATGATGGCTTTCATCTTTGCCGTGATCATGAACGGTGGCAGTTACTGGTTCAGTGACAAGATCGTTCTACGTATGTACGGGGCAAAGGAGATCGGCGCGGACGAGGCTCCGACCCTTCATCGCATCGTGCGAGACTTAACCTTGCGCGCGCAGATGCCCATGCCCAAACTCTATCTGATTCCTCAGGAAGCACCGAATGCTTTTGCCACGGGCAGAGATGAGAAGCACGCTGCCGTGGCAGTCACGGACGGCATCCTTGCGATCCTGAATGAAAACGAATTACGCGGGGTGCTGGCTCATGAACTCTCCCACATCAAGAACCGAGATATCCTCGTTGGGACTATCGCCGCGACTATGGCCGGCGCGATTTCGATGCTCGCGAACATGGCTCACGGGGGAATGATCTTCGGCGGAAGAAGTAGCGACGATCGGGAGGGAGGTCACCCAATGGTTGCTTTGCTCATGATCATCGTAGCGCCACTGGCGGCGATGTTGGTTCAGATGGCGATCTCGCGCCACCGGGAATTTGGTGCGGATGAGACAGGCGCAGGGATTTCTGGCGATCCAGCGAGTCTCGCCAGTGCGCTGAAAAAACTGGAACAGGGGGCGGAACGCAATCCGATGGAAGCCAACCCGGCCACCGCTCACATGTTCATCGTTAATCCGCTGACAGGTGGAGGCCTGATGCAACTGTTCAGCACCCATCCGCCCATGCAGGAGCGGATCAGACGGCTTGAGGCAATGAAGGGTGTATCGCGATGA
- a CDS encoding phosphoribosylaminoimidazolesuccinocarboxamide synthase, whose amino-acid sequence MAEETLAGLTLFNRGKVRDIYDLGDKLLLVASDRISAFDVILPTLIPDKGKILTKLSEFWFDVMRDILPHHLISANVDEFPAACQPHKAKLEGRSMLVKKSTPAPVECIVRGYLVGSGWKDYQKTGAVCGIALPKNLVEASRLDQPIFTPSTKAPVGEHDINISFDEMVEKVGKTKSTKMRDATVAIYQRARVLAEKKGIIIADTKLEFGMEGDEIILIDEVLTPDSSRFWPLDGYRAGKTPDSFDKQFVRDYLVNLPWDMKSPPPELPPDIVKKTQDKYNEALRRLTA is encoded by the coding sequence ATGGCTGAGGAAACATTGGCTGGGCTTACTCTATTCAACCGCGGTAAAGTCCGCGATATTTACGATCTTGGCGACAAACTTTTGTTGGTCGCCAGCGACCGGATTTCCGCCTTCGACGTGATCTTGCCGACGTTGATTCCCGACAAGGGCAAGATCCTCACCAAGCTGTCGGAATTTTGGTTCGATGTGATGCGCGACATTCTGCCGCATCATCTGATCAGCGCCAACGTCGACGAATTTCCTGCCGCCTGCCAACCGCACAAAGCCAAGCTCGAAGGGCGCAGCATGCTGGTCAAGAAAAGCACACCGGCGCCGGTGGAATGCATCGTGCGCGGCTATTTAGTCGGCTCGGGTTGGAAAGATTATCAAAAAACCGGAGCTGTGTGCGGCATCGCCCTGCCGAAGAATCTTGTCGAAGCCTCGCGCCTCGATCAACCGATCTTCACGCCGTCGACCAAGGCGCCGGTGGGCGAGCACGACATCAACATCAGCTTCGATGAAATGGTCGAAAAAGTCGGCAAGACCAAATCGACCAAAATGCGCGACGCCACCGTGGCGATTTATCAGCGCGCCCGGGTGCTGGCTGAGAAGAAAGGCATCATCATCGCCGACACCAAGTTGGAGTTCGGCATGGAAGGCGACGAGATCATCTTGATCGACGAAGTGCTGACCCCCGATTCGTCGCGCTTTTGGCCCCTGGACGGCTATCGGGCCGGCAAGACGCCGGACAGCTTCGACAAACAGTTCGTGCGCGATTACCTAGTCAACCTACCCTGGGATATGAAATCGCCGCCGCCGGAACTGCCGCCGGATATCGTCAAGAAAACCCAAGACAAGTACAACGAAGCGCTGCGCCGGCTGACAGCGTAG
- the thiC gene encoding phosphomethylpyrimidine synthase ThiC has translation MSNSETQNDTQPSLITDKPLPASDKVYVHSHDHPEVSVAMRAVTLSSSDHPGNGNSNGSHAAANVPLMIYDTSGPYTDPSAKTDIRQGLKPLRANWIRARGDVEELAGASYQPVAKKNGKASAPQTERFPDSARRPILRAKPGANVSQMHYAKKGIVTPEMEYVAIRENLGRQQAFEKSAVANARTHAGYSFSAAIPKFVTPEFVRDEVARGRAIIPSNINHPESEPMIIGRNFLVKINANIGNSAVASSIEEEVEKMIWATRWGGDTVMDLSTGLDIHETREWILRNSPVPIGTVPIYQALEKVDGKAEDLTWEMFRDTLIEQAEQGVSYFTIHAGVLLRYVPLTAKRLTGIVSRGGSIMAKWCLAHHKESFLYTHFEDICEIMKAYDIAFSLGDGLRPGSIADANDEAQFAELETLGELTEIAWKHDVQVMIEGPGHVPMHMIHENMTKQLEVCHEAPFYTLGPLTTDIAPGYDHITSAIGAAMIGWYGTAMLCYVTPKEHLGLPDKKDVKDGVIAYKIAAHAADLAKGHPGAQERDNALSAARFEFRWEDQFNLSLDPETAREFHDETLPAQGAKVAHFCSMCGPHFCSMKITQDVRDYAAQIGVEEQAALAAGMQQKAEEFKNTGAQIYHEVGSGGESGAIIRAAAKD, from the coding sequence ATGTCAAATTCTGAGACTCAAAACGATACCCAGCCGAGTCTGATTACCGACAAACCATTGCCGGCGTCAGACAAAGTTTATGTTCACAGCCATGACCATCCCGAAGTTAGCGTGGCGATGCGCGCGGTGACTTTGTCGTCGAGCGACCATCCTGGCAACGGCAACAGTAATGGCAGTCACGCCGCGGCCAACGTACCGTTGATGATTTATGATACATCGGGCCCTTACACCGATCCGAGCGCCAAGACCGACATTCGCCAAGGGTTGAAGCCGCTGCGCGCGAATTGGATTCGCGCTCGTGGCGACGTCGAAGAGCTGGCCGGTGCCAGCTACCAACCGGTGGCGAAGAAAAATGGCAAAGCCTCGGCGCCCCAGACCGAGCGTTTCCCCGACTCGGCGCGCCGGCCGATCTTGCGCGCCAAGCCCGGCGCCAATGTGTCGCAGATGCATTACGCCAAAAAAGGCATCGTTACGCCGGAGATGGAATACGTCGCGATCCGCGAGAACCTCGGCAGGCAGCAGGCCTTTGAAAAGAGCGCGGTGGCGAATGCGCGCACCCATGCCGGTTATAGTTTTAGCGCGGCGATTCCCAAATTCGTCACGCCTGAGTTCGTGCGCGACGAAGTCGCCCGCGGCCGAGCGATCATTCCTTCGAACATCAATCACCCGGAAAGCGAACCGATGATCATCGGCCGCAACTTTCTCGTCAAGATCAACGCCAACATCGGCAATTCAGCGGTCGCCTCGTCCATCGAGGAAGAAGTCGAGAAGATGATCTGGGCCACCCGTTGGGGTGGCGACACGGTGATGGATTTGTCCACCGGCTTGGACATTCATGAAACCCGTGAATGGATTTTGCGCAACTCGCCGGTGCCCATCGGTACGGTGCCGATCTATCAGGCGTTGGAAAAAGTCGACGGCAAAGCCGAAGATCTGACCTGGGAAATGTTCCGCGATACTTTGATCGAACAAGCCGAGCAGGGCGTCTCTTATTTCACCATCCATGCCGGTGTGTTGCTGCGTTATGTGCCGCTGACCGCCAAGCGTCTCACCGGCATCGTTTCCCGCGGCGGCTCGATCATGGCCAAGTGGTGTCTGGCCCATCACAAGGAAAGTTTTCTCTATACCCATTTTGAAGATATTTGCGAGATCATGAAGGCTTACGACATTGCATTTTCGCTCGGCGACGGATTACGTCCGGGCTCCATCGCCGACGCCAACGACGAAGCGCAATTCGCCGAATTGGAAACCCTCGGCGAGTTGACGGAAATCGCTTGGAAGCATGACGTGCAGGTGATGATCGAAGGGCCGGGCCATGTGCCGATGCACATGATCCACGAGAACATGACCAAGCAGTTGGAAGTTTGTCATGAAGCGCCGTTTTACACCCTCGGTCCGCTGACCACCGACATCGCGCCGGGCTACGATCACATCACCAGCGCCATCGGCGCGGCGATGATCGGCTGGTACGGCACGGCGATGCTTTGCTACGTGACGCCCAAGGAGCATCTCGGCCTGCCCGATAAGAAGGACGTCAAGGACGGCGTCATCGCCTACAAGATCGCCGCCCATGCGGCGGACTTAGCCAAGGGCCATCCGGGCGCCCAGGAGCGCGATAACGCGCTGAGCGCGGCGCGCTTCGAGTTCCGTTGGGAGGATCAGTTCAATCTCAGTCTCGATCCCGAAACCGCGCGGGAATTTCACGACGAAACGCTGCCGGCTCAGGGCGCCAAGGTGGCGCATTTCTGTTCCATGTGCGGGCCGCACTTCTGCTCGATGAAAATTACCCAGGACGTGCGCGACTACGCGGCGCAGATTGGCGTCGAAGAGCAAGCGGCGCTGGCGGCCGGAATGCAACAGAAGGCGGAAGAGTTCAAAAACACCGGGGCGCAGATTTATCACGAAGTTGGTTCGGGGGGGGAGAGCGGCGCGATAATACGCGCCGCGGCGAAAGACTAA
- a CDS encoding NADH-quinone oxidoreductase subunit I has protein sequence MKRIEEMSLWERIYFPEVCRGLLVTGYRFWRNLAVHSLQKFGLAKEKSASITVQYPEERWIYPDTYRGRHRLTLKPDDTVQCTACFLCATACPAECIHIEAGEYSDKSVEKFPIRYDIDTLRCVYCGFCVEACPCDAIRMDSGTHPGNLGFNRQAFVETKEVLMERSKELAEKGKAGLYDQYVKPYRHV, from the coding sequence ATGAAACGTATCGAAGAAATGTCGCTCTGGGAACGCATATATTTCCCCGAGGTTTGCCGCGGCCTGTTGGTCACTGGCTATCGTTTTTGGCGCAACCTTGCGGTTCATAGTTTACAAAAGTTCGGTCTCGCTAAAGAAAAGTCGGCGTCGATCACGGTGCAATATCCCGAGGAGCGCTGGATCTATCCCGATACCTATCGCGGCCGCCATCGACTGACGCTTAAACCAGACGACACGGTGCAGTGCACCGCTTGCTTTCTCTGTGCCACGGCTTGTCCAGCGGAATGCATTCACATCGAAGCGGGGGAATACTCCGACAAGTCGGTGGAGAAATTTCCGATCCGCTACGACATCGATACGCTCCGCTGTGTCTACTGCGGCTTCTGCGTCGAAGCTTGTCCCTGCGACGCGATCCGGATGGATTCAGGAACCCATCCGGGCAATCTTGGTTTTAATCGCCAAGCTTTCGTCGAGACCAAAGAAGTGTTGATGGAACGTTCCAAGGAACTGGCCGAGAAGGGTAAAGCCGGCCTGTACGACCAATACGTTAAACCTTACCGTCACGTGTGA
- a CDS encoding adenine phosphoribosyltransferase — translation MTNIRNAIRDIPDFPKAGIVFKDIMPLLANGPLFAKTIDLFAERYRGEKIDTVLGIESRGFIFGSALAYKLGAGFSVVRKPGKLPFDTHSASYELEYGKDTLEIHVDGIAPKARVIVADDLIATGGTAKATAELVEKLGGTVVECAFVIELGFLGGRQKLAPHRVFSLLQYDSE, via the coding sequence ATCACCAACATCCGTAACGCGATTCGCGATATTCCGGACTTTCCCAAGGCTGGAATTGTTTTTAAAGACATCATGCCGTTGCTCGCCAACGGGCCGTTGTTCGCTAAGACCATCGACCTGTTCGCCGAGCGCTATCGCGGCGAGAAGATCGATACGGTATTGGGCATCGAGTCGCGCGGCTTTATTTTTGGTTCGGCGTTGGCTTACAAATTGGGCGCGGGATTTAGTGTCGTGCGTAAACCGGGCAAGTTGCCGTTCGATACGCATAGCGCCAGCTACGAATTGGAGTACGGCAAGGACACGTTGGAGATTCACGTCGACGGCATCGCGCCCAAAGCGCGGGTGATCGTTGCCGACGATCTGATCGCCACCGGCGGCACCGCCAAGGCGACTGCCGAACTCGTCGAAAAACTTGGCGGCACGGTGGTCGAATGTGCCTTCGTGATCGAACTTGGCTTTCTCGGCGGGCGGCAAAAACTGGCGCCGCACCGAGTATTTTCATTGCTTCAGTACGACAGCGAATAA
- a CDS encoding methionine synthase: protein MKELAKIRNDVVGSLLRPAELKTARVSYDGGKLSLEGLQQIEDRLIRDTVKLQEEIGLSVVTDGEYRRLNFQDSFGESVSGYDAGKPSLHFYEKRVDGSSPLQRWEIPDGGEQKGTAVAQRRPVLEKIGLARNVPAQEYAFLDSVANRPGKVALIGPDRISQRFDWQKSLSVYSGLDEFVADVVKVERQIISGLVDSGCRYVQIDAPGYTAYVDPPSLAAMRARGEDPNENFSRSLKADNAMLAGFDDVTFGIHLCRGNQRSMWHREGTYDEIAERLLNELNYDRFLFEYDSPRAGGFEPLRFLPKGKVIVLGLVSTKVAALESIDELKRRIDLAAKYAPLDQIAISPQCGFSSDVVGNLISADDQKRKLELVVETARQVWS, encoded by the coding sequence ATGAAAGAATTGGCGAAAATTAGAAACGATGTGGTCGGCAGTCTGCTCCGCCCGGCGGAGTTGAAAACCGCCAGGGTGAGCTACGACGGAGGCAAGTTGAGCCTCGAGGGGTTGCAACAGATCGAGGACCGATTGATTCGCGACACGGTGAAGCTGCAAGAAGAAATCGGTCTTTCGGTGGTTACCGACGGCGAGTACCGCCGGCTCAATTTTCAAGACAGTTTTGGCGAGTCGGTGTCGGGCTACGACGCCGGCAAGCCGAGTCTGCACTTCTACGAGAAACGGGTCGACGGTAGCAGTCCGTTGCAACGCTGGGAAATTCCCGACGGCGGCGAGCAGAAGGGCACCGCCGTGGCGCAACGCCGTCCGGTTTTGGAAAAGATCGGTCTGGCGCGCAACGTGCCGGCGCAGGAGTATGCTTTTCTCGACTCAGTGGCGAACCGTCCCGGCAAAGTCGCGCTCATCGGCCCGGACCGCATTTCTCAGCGCTTCGATTGGCAGAAATCCTTGTCGGTCTATTCCGGCCTCGACGAGTTTGTCGCCGATGTCGTCAAAGTCGAGCGCCAAATCATTTCCGGTCTGGTCGACTCCGGGTGCCGCTATGTGCAAATCGATGCGCCAGGTTACACCGCCTATGTCGATCCGCCGTCCTTGGCGGCGATGCGCGCTCGCGGCGAAGATCCTAATGAAAATTTCAGCCGATCCTTAAAAGCGGACAATGCGATGCTGGCCGGTTTCGATGACGTGACCTTCGGCATTCATCTTTGCCGCGGCAATCAGCGCAGTATGTGGCATCGCGAAGGCACTTATGACGAAATCGCCGAACGCTTGCTCAATGAATTGAATTACGACCGTTTTCTGTTCGAATACGATTCACCGCGGGCGGGCGGTTTCGAACCGTTGCGCTTTCTACCCAAGGGCAAGGTGATCGTCTTGGGCCTGGTCAGCACTAAAGTCGCCGCCCTCGAAAGCATCGACGAACTCAAGCGGCGCATCGATCTGGCGGCCAAGTACGCGCCGCTCGATCAGATCGCGATTAGCCCGCAATGCGGCTTTTCCTCCGACGTGGTCGGCAATTTGATTTCCGCCGACGATCAGAAAAGAAAACTCGAATTGGTTGTCGAGACGGCGCGGCAGGTTTGGAGTTAG
- a CDS encoding M23 family metallopeptidase → MQFRFIAITFLMISLAGCSWRTAQRPPAVVKRADGIHHIVKAGENLFRIGKAYDVSFEELARLNHLRDPSQIRVGQAIFVPGATRQLPVEMITPSDPPAVARNVPVPVEPVGDGLLWPVSGSINSNFGARGLSFHDGVDIAAGEGTPIAAVERGEVVYADQLRGYGNIVIIRHAGGLASVYAHNQVNLVREGQQVGRGEVIAKVGSTGRTTGPHLHFEIRKNNAAQDPLRYLPQLCCVPASDIVTPKS, encoded by the coding sequence ATGCAATTTCGTTTCATTGCTATCACGTTCTTAATGATCTCGCTGGCCGGTTGCTCGTGGCGCACAGCGCAGCGGCCGCCTGCCGTGGTAAAAAGAGCTGACGGCATCCATCACATCGTCAAAGCCGGCGAAAATCTGTTTCGCATCGGCAAGGCCTATGACGTGTCGTTCGAAGAGTTGGCGCGTTTAAATCATTTGCGCGATCCCAGTCAGATTCGCGTCGGCCAGGCGATTTTTGTTCCCGGCGCGACCCGGCAATTGCCGGTGGAGATGATTACTCCCAGCGACCCGCCGGCGGTCGCCCGCAACGTTCCCGTGCCGGTGGAGCCGGTGGGAGATGGCTTGCTCTGGCCGGTGAGCGGCTCGATCAATTCGAACTTTGGCGCGCGCGGATTGAGTTTTCACGACGGCGTGGACATCGCGGCGGGAGAGGGCACGCCGATTGCCGCGGTGGAGCGCGGCGAAGTGGTTTATGCCGATCAGCTGCGCGGCTACGGCAATATCGTGATCATCCGTCACGCCGGCGGTCTGGCCTCGGTGTATGCCCACAACCAAGTCAATCTAGTACGCGAGGGACAACAGGTTGGACGCGGTGAAGTGATCGCCAAGGTCGGCAGCACCGGGCGCACCACCGGGCCGCATCTGCATTTTGAAATTCGCAAGAACAACGCGGCCCAGGATCCGCTGCGCTATCTGCCGCAGTTGTGCTGCGTTCCGGCATCCGATATTGTCACGCCGAAAAGTTAG